A stretch of the Tautonia marina genome encodes the following:
- a CDS encoding YaiI/YqxD family protein produces MAIYVDADACPVKDEVYRVARRYGETVRVVANAPLRVPEHDQIELVVVRGGFEAADDWIAEQIGPGDLVVTADIPLADRCLKAGARALGPKGYPFTDDSIGERLATRAILDQLRQAGQYGGGPSAFAKTDRSRFLGKLDEMLVAIRKERERAARRAPGSGSGSGSDQGAAGGPM; encoded by the coding sequence ATGGCCATTTACGTTGACGCCGATGCCTGCCCGGTCAAGGACGAGGTCTACCGGGTCGCCCGGCGCTATGGCGAAACCGTCCGGGTCGTGGCCAATGCGCCGCTCCGGGTGCCCGAGCACGATCAGATTGAGCTAGTCGTCGTCCGAGGCGGCTTCGAAGCGGCCGACGACTGGATCGCCGAGCAGATCGGACCCGGCGATCTCGTCGTCACGGCCGACATTCCCCTGGCCGATCGCTGCCTGAAGGCCGGGGCCCGCGCCCTGGGACCGAAAGGCTATCCGTTTACCGACGACTCGATCGGCGAGCGGCTGGCCACCCGGGCGATCCTCGACCAGCTTCGCCAGGCCGGGCAGTACGGCGGCGGGCCGTCGGCCTTTGCCAAGACCGATCGCTCGCGATTCCTGGGCAAGCTCGACGAAATGCTCGTCGCCATTCGCAAGGAACGGGAGCGCGCGGCCCGTCGCGCCCCCGGGTCTGGGTCCGGCTCCGGCTCCGATCAGGGGGCCGCAGGCGGACCGATGTAG
- a CDS encoding PAC2 family protein, translating to MADEIKLHKPWMVAVWPGMGHVAISAGYYLMAKLGMHMVAEFQAEELFDVEHVEVKHGLIRTGRLPRSRFFAWHDPEGRHDLIVFIGEAQPPRGKLSFCRRLIEFAKEMGVERVFTFASMATQMHPSHESRTFGAATDQTTLDELTQLELTMLDDGHISGLNGVLLGVAAEAGLPGTCLLGEMPHIFAQLPFPKAALGVLEVFSTIAKIQLDLTELAEQAVDVEQRLGELLSQVEHAMETQHQEPTEEEAFLGSDGPEESEEEAVSAKDRQRIDRLFEESTRDRSKAYELKRELDRLGIYSEYEDRFLDLFKR from the coding sequence ATGGCCGACGAGATCAAATTACACAAGCCCTGGATGGTCGCCGTCTGGCCGGGAATGGGCCATGTGGCGATCAGCGCCGGCTATTATCTGATGGCCAAGCTCGGCATGCACATGGTCGCCGAGTTCCAGGCCGAGGAACTGTTCGACGTTGAGCACGTCGAGGTCAAGCACGGCCTGATCCGCACCGGACGGCTGCCCCGGAGCCGCTTTTTCGCCTGGCACGACCCGGAAGGCCGCCACGACCTGATCGTCTTCATTGGCGAGGCTCAGCCGCCGAGGGGCAAGCTTTCCTTCTGCCGTCGATTGATCGAGTTCGCCAAGGAAATGGGGGTCGAGCGGGTCTTTACCTTTGCCTCGATGGCCACCCAGATGCACCCTTCGCACGAGTCGCGGACCTTCGGCGCGGCGACCGACCAGACAACGCTCGACGAACTGACGCAACTGGAGCTGACGATGCTCGATGACGGGCACATCAGCGGGCTCAACGGCGTCTTGCTCGGCGTCGCCGCCGAGGCCGGCTTGCCGGGCACCTGCTTGCTGGGAGAGATGCCGCACATCTTCGCTCAGCTTCCGTTCCCGAAGGCCGCGCTCGGCGTGCTCGAAGTCTTCTCGACGATCGCCAAAATTCAGCTCGATCTGACCGAACTGGCCGAGCAGGCGGTCGATGTCGAGCAGCGGCTGGGCGAACTGCTCTCCCAGGTCGAGCATGCGATGGAAACCCAGCACCAGGAACCGACCGAGGAGGAGGCGTTCCTGGGCTCCGACGGTCCCGAAGAATCGGAGGAGGAGGCCGTCAGCGCCAAGGACCGCCAGCGCATCGACCGCCTGTTCGAAGAATCGACCCGCGATCGCTCGAAAGCGTACGAACTGAAGCGCGAGCTGGATCGCCTTGGTATTTATTCCGAATACGAAGACCGTTTTCTTGACCTGTTCAAGCGTTAA
- the tilS gene encoding tRNA lysidine(34) synthetase TilS, producing MTTDPVFAVRHRVRSFLGRWRRRTEGSGIVLAVSGGGDSVALLRASCEVAQDLGLRLSVAHLHHGARAEEADRDAQFVSELADRLGLPMDLGHWRPERLAHFEADARQARYGWLLDIARQRSAEAVAVGHTSDDQAETVLHRIIRGTGVRGLAGIPPRRRLAEGIELIRPLLTTSRDEVRAYLNALGQPWRDDSSNADPNRTRTLIRLEMLPRLATINPKVTEALIRLAQSSRDAAREAERQAAGLARAVVVTVEPFEITLRRDRLAGLPRSVRTEILRIVWRRAGWPERAMSSDRWRRMAALVTRDHGRYAIGAGVDLLLSPDRVRLVPQAPVEAPVIPPASATLPIPGTEVWADWRIVAEIDPGPEVPSDERIDLDAVDPFLDASGAHLVISAPLPGDRFAPLGMGGRSMTLTDFLRGRRIPLADRGRVPVVRDRRGVIWVVGHRIADRVRRTQGTTRLLGLRCEAARR from the coding sequence ATGACGACCGACCCTGTCTTCGCCGTTCGCCATCGAGTCCGATCGTTCCTCGGCCGATGGCGGCGCAGGACGGAAGGCTCGGGGATCGTCCTCGCCGTCTCGGGAGGGGGCGATAGCGTGGCGCTGTTACGGGCATCGTGCGAGGTGGCGCAGGATCTCGGCCTGCGGCTGTCCGTTGCCCACTTGCACCACGGAGCCCGCGCCGAGGAGGCCGACCGCGATGCCCAGTTCGTAAGCGAACTGGCCGATCGCCTCGGTCTGCCCATGGATCTGGGCCACTGGCGGCCGGAGCGTCTTGCCCATTTCGAGGCCGACGCGAGGCAGGCCCGCTACGGGTGGCTCCTCGACATCGCCCGGCAACGCTCGGCCGAGGCCGTGGCCGTCGGCCACACGAGTGACGACCAGGCCGAAACAGTCCTCCACCGGATCATTCGGGGCACGGGCGTTCGAGGACTGGCGGGCATTCCTCCGCGCCGACGATTGGCCGAGGGGATCGAGCTGATCCGCCCCTTGCTGACGACCTCTCGCGACGAGGTCCGGGCGTATCTGAATGCCCTGGGCCAGCCCTGGCGAGACGACTCAAGCAACGCCGATCCGAACCGAACGCGGACCTTGATCCGCCTCGAAATGCTCCCGAGGCTCGCCACGATCAACCCGAAGGTGACCGAGGCCCTGATCCGGCTCGCTCAGAGCAGCCGAGACGCCGCCCGAGAGGCCGAACGGCAGGCGGCAGGGCTGGCCCGAGCCGTGGTGGTGACGGTTGAGCCGTTCGAGATCACCCTGCGACGCGATCGACTGGCCGGCCTCCCCCGGTCGGTTCGGACCGAGATTCTTCGAATCGTCTGGCGGCGGGCCGGTTGGCCCGAACGGGCGATGTCGAGTGATCGCTGGCGGCGCATGGCGGCCCTGGTCACCCGCGATCACGGGCGGTACGCGATCGGGGCCGGGGTCGATTTGCTGCTGAGTCCCGATCGAGTTCGGCTCGTTCCTCAGGCTCCGGTTGAAGCTCCCGTCATTCCCCCCGCGTCGGCCACCTTACCGATTCCTGGAACCGAGGTTTGGGCCGATTGGCGCATCGTGGCCGAGATCGACCCCGGCCCCGAGGTTCCCAGCGACGAACGCATCGATCTCGACGCGGTGGACCCGTTCCTCGATGCCTCGGGGGCGCATCTGGTCATCAGCGCTCCGCTGCCGGGCGACCGCTTCGCGCCGCTCGGCATGGGGGGGCGATCGATGACCCTGACCGACTTTCTGCGGGGCCGACGCATTCCCCTGGCGGATCGCGGGCGGGTGCCCGTGGTCCGAGATCGTCGCGGGGTGATCTGGGTCGTCGGCCACCGGATCGCCGATCGGGTCCGTCGCACCCAGGGAACCACGCGGCTGCTTGGCCTGCGCTGCGAGGCGGCCCGACGGTGA
- a CDS encoding SIR2 family NAD-dependent protein deacylase — MTTPQANDLIQRAAEAVASARALVIGAGAGMGVDSGLPDFRGREGFWRAYPMAERLGLSFAEMANPRWFRHDPAFAWGFYGHRLNLYRATTPHPGFAILRRWMEQMAGGGFVVTSNVDGQFQRAGFPADRLVECHGRIDVFQCVSSCGADLFDADPTPLMIDMEELRAAEPLPQCPRCHGIARPNILMFGDFDWDASLTDAQERRFGAWLSTVIDAGPIVVVECGAGTAISTIRSLCERTAEQLGGTLIRLNPRAPEVPLGHIGLPLGAAEGLDAIDRRLARLR, encoded by the coding sequence ATGACGACGCCCCAAGCAAACGATCTGATTCAGCGAGCGGCCGAGGCGGTGGCCTCGGCCCGAGCCTTGGTCATCGGTGCCGGCGCAGGCATGGGAGTCGATTCGGGCCTGCCCGACTTCCGCGGCCGGGAAGGTTTCTGGCGAGCCTACCCGATGGCCGAGCGCCTCGGCCTGAGCTTCGCCGAGATGGCCAATCCCCGATGGTTCCGCCACGATCCGGCCTTCGCCTGGGGCTTCTACGGACACCGGCTGAACCTTTATCGTGCGACGACTCCACACCCCGGTTTCGCCATTTTGCGGCGGTGGATGGAGCAGATGGCCGGGGGAGGCTTCGTGGTCACGTCGAACGTCGATGGGCAGTTTCAGCGCGCCGGGTTCCCGGCCGATCGTCTGGTCGAATGCCACGGCCGGATCGACGTCTTCCAGTGCGTCTCCTCGTGCGGGGCCGATCTGTTCGACGCCGACCCGACTCCCCTGATGATCGACATGGAGGAGCTTCGGGCCGCCGAGCCGTTGCCCCAATGCCCGCGATGCCACGGCATCGCGCGCCCAAACATCTTAATGTTTGGCGATTTTGACTGGGATGCTTCGCTCACCGACGCCCAGGAGCGGCGGTTCGGGGCGTGGCTCTCGACCGTGATCGACGCGGGGCCGATCGTGGTGGTTGAATGCGGGGCTGGAACGGCGATCTCGACCATCCGATCCCTCTGCGAGCGCACCGCCGAGCAGCTCGGAGGTACGCTCATCCGCTTGAACCCCCGGGCGCCAGAGGTCCCCCTCGGCCACATCGGGCTGCCGCTGGGGGCCGCGGAGGGGCTCGACGCCATCGATCGTCGGCTGGCGAGACTCCGGTAA
- a CDS encoding DUF2237 family protein, with protein sequence MAKNVLGSNLESCSLDPVTGFFRDGCCHTGADDIGLHLVCAEMTGEFLEFSRRRGNDLSTPMPQYGFPGLKPGDRWCLCVERWKEALEAGMAPSVVLEATHISALEFVSIEELKAHAIDVDVD encoded by the coding sequence ATGGCCAAGAACGTCCTGGGAAGCAATCTGGAGTCGTGCAGCCTGGACCCCGTGACCGGTTTCTTCCGGGACGGCTGCTGCCACACGGGTGCCGACGACATCGGCCTGCATCTGGTCTGCGCCGAGATGACGGGCGAGTTCCTCGAATTCTCGAGACGCCGAGGGAACGACCTGAGCACCCCGATGCCCCAGTACGGCTTCCCCGGCCTGAAGCCGGGCGACCGCTGGTGCCTCTGCGTCGAGCGCTGGAAGGAGGCGCTCGAGGCCGGGATGGCTCCCTCCGTCGTGCTGGAAGCCACGCATATCTCGGCGCTGGAGTTCGTCTCGATCGAGGAGCTGAAGGCCCACGCGATTGACGTGGACGTGGATTGA